A genome region from Coffea arabica cultivar ET-39 chromosome 7e, Coffea Arabica ET-39 HiFi, whole genome shotgun sequence includes the following:
- the LOC113701503 gene encoding protein MKS1-like, whose protein sequence is MDPQDFSTGGRPSPRRELQGPRPAPLKVSKDSHKIKKPPVAPQLHHLNHPAPPHLQPTVDNEYRQPVVIYAVSPKVIHTTVNDFMNLVQRLTGRSPRPGNTPTAAGDLSPAARLASVEKASPSEREKERQQRVGSDFAEDLMEILEGTSFEMGQNPGILTPAPGTLPPVSLPGLFSPAPDPFLNGNNMFLPSPSFFLSSPLISPSIPSYDLFNTFFDF, encoded by the coding sequence ATGGATCCACAGGATTTTTCCACCGGCGGCAGGCCGTCTCCTAGGAGAGAACTACAGGGCCCACGTCCAGCTCCACTTAAAGTAAGCAAAGACTCCCacaaaatcaagaaaccacCAGTTGCACCGCAGCTGCACCACCTCAATCACCCTGCTCCGCCGCACCTTCAGCCCACAGTCGACAACGAGTACCGCCAACCAGTGGTCATCTACGCCGTTTCCCCGAAAGTAATCCACACCACAGTCAATGACTTCATGAACTTGGTCCAACGTCTCACCGGCCGTTCTCCTCGTCCAGGCAACACCCCAACTGCAGCAGGCGACCTCTCTCCGGCAGCCCGTTTAGCTTCGGTGGAGAAAGCTAGCCCGTCGgaaagggaaaaagagagaCAGCAAAGGGTTGGTTCTGATTTTGCTGAAGATTTGATGGAAATTCTTGAAGGAACTAGTTTTGAAATGGGTCAAAATCCGGGGATACTAACGCCGGCGCCGGGGACTCTGCCCCCCGTTTCGCTTCCGGGACTCTTCTCGCCTGCGCCGGATCCATTTTTGAACGGGAATAATATGTTCTTACCAAGCCCATCATTCTTCCTTTCTTCACCACTCATTTCACCATCCATTCCTTCGTATGATCTCTTCAACACATTCTTTGACTTTTAG
- the LOC113700632 gene encoding uncharacterized protein yields the protein MDSPEVNLDCSLLLYYPGGPYYSSREKESANSFSDRSVLVMASLRNKGEKGSKAATGIVPEMLTEENYEDWKVCLKHYLVGHGLWGVVSGKEPEPSKDKKQEHEEWKKKNALALHAIQLSCGPATYAKFKEAHICARVAWNHLAEKIKRPYKFKEHDHEEENHVEDEGAREYLNYGYLYKAIEEGKCHSIKSFLEQDPNAVRARVSSHRDTALHIAILVGHIKIAEELVKKMQPQDLELINEYGATALSLAAISGATKLAKAIVEKNPKLVSMENDHDDGQLPVIVAALYGQKRMVRYLYKVTSKDELQGERGATLLNCLITAEIFDVASMLLKRYPHLGVTPDHNGDYTLRILAHKPSAFPSGTKLVLWKKWIYSCVMVHSPWESPRGSQTSHEDDSIGSHRSSVMDFHNIDIPDSSDGDLRLHEGHSIRHCVPDIKHIHDRKLVHDEAVKLLSCIFKEIRHMSNSQLEKMEIDKVLYEAIKHGIVEFVVEILKFTPEIIWRKDKKGRTIFAHAIVLRQEKIFSLIYGLETQRCIMARRHDVFGNNYLHLAAKLSPQSQLDRVSGAALQMQRELQWFKEVESIVQPKLKEDMNDNKKTPSALFTDEHKVLAREGERWMKNTAGSSMIVGTLISAVMFTTAFTIPGGNSQSGLPILLETQTKAFLIFMISNALSMFTSSTSILMFLGILTARYAEEDFLKSLPTKLVIGLACLFFSIVTMMVSFGAAIYLMLNKQLTWVFYPIVALSTVPVAFFSLLQFPLLVEMINRTYGSGIFGNSNGKLSWCGL from the exons ATGGATTCCCCAGAAGTAAATCTTGATTGCTCTTTG CTTCTGTATTACCCCGGGGGACCATATTATAGTAGCAGGGAGAAAGAAAGTGCTAATTCATTCTCAGATAGGTCAGTTCTGGTTATGGCAAGCTTGAGGAACAAAG GAGAAAAAGGTAGCAAGGCTGCAACTGGAATTGTTCCCGAGATGCTGACTGAGGAAAACTACGAGGACTGGAAAGTTTGCTTGAAACATTATTTGGTTGGGCATGGACTTTGGGGTGTTGTATCTGGAAAAGAGCCTGAACCAAgtaaagataagaaacaagaaCACGAGGaatggaagaagaagaatgcaTTGGCTTTACATGCCATTCAACTTTCATGTGGACCAGCCACATATGCAAAGTTTAAAGAAGCTCACATTTGTGCACGAGTTGCATGGAATCATTTGGCTGAGAAAATCAAGCGCCCATACAAGTTCAAAGAGCATGATCATGAAGAGGAAAACCATGTGGAAGATGAAG GAGCAAGAGAGTACCTTAATTATGGGTACTTGTACAAAGCAATTGAAGAAGGAAAGTGCCATTCTATAAAGAGTTTCCTGGAGCAGGATCCAAATGCTGTTAGGGCAAGAGTTTCTTCACATAGGGACACAGCTCTTCACATTGCCATTCTGGTTGGTCATATCAAGATTGCAGAAGAGTTGGTGAAGAAAATGCAGCCACAAGACTTGGAATTGATAAATGAGTATGGTGCCACAGCACTTTCTCTAGCTGCAATAAGTGGTGCAACAAAGTTGGCAAAGGCAATAGTAGAAAAAAATCCTAAGCTAGTTAGCATGGAAAATGACCATGATGATGGACAGCTCCCTGTCATTGTCGCTGCTTTGTATGGTCAAAAGCGTATGGTTCGATACCTATACAAGGTGACCTCAAAGGACGAACTTCAGGGTGAGAGGGGTGCTACATTGCTCAATTGTTTGATTACAGCTGAAATTTTTG ATGTTGCCTCAATGTTGCTGAAACGATATCCGCATCTTGGTGTCACCCCAGATCATAATGGCGACTACACCCTCAGAATATTGGCTCACAAGCCTTCTGCATTTCCTAGTGGAACAAAACTTGTCCTCTGGAAAAAGTGGATCTACTCCT GTGTAATGGTGCATTCTCCTTGGGAGAGTCCAAGAGGTTCCCAAACTTCTCATGAAGATGACAGCATTGGAAGTCACAGGTCAAGTGTGATGGATTTCCACAACATTGACATTCCAGATTCGAGTGATGGGGATCTGAGATTGCATGAAGGCCATTCCATTCGTCACTGTG TCCCAGATATTAAGCATATACATGACAGGAAATTGGTTCATGATGAAGCAGTTAAACTCCTGAGCTGTATATTTAAGGAAATCAGACACATGAGCAATTCACAACTTGAAAAGATGGAGATAGACAAAGTTCTATATGAAGCTATCAAGCATGGAATTGTTGAGTTTGTCGTAGAAATTCTCAAATTTACCCCAGAAATTATATGGAGAAAAGACAAAAAGGGAAGAACAATTTTTGCACATGCAATTGTGCTTCGCCAAGAGAAAATTTTCAGTCTCATATATGGTTTGGAAACACAAAGATGTATAATGGCACGTCGACATGATGTATTTGGGAACAATTATTTGCACTTAGCAGCAAAATTGTCCCCTCAATCCCAACTCGACCGGGTCTCGGGAGCAGCTCTACAAATGCAGAGGGAACTACAATGGTTTAAG GAAGTTGAAAGTATTGTCCAACCAAAGCTGAAGGAAGACATGAATGATAACAAGAAAACCCCATCCGCATTATTCACTGACGAGCATAAGGTGCTGGCCAGGGAGGGGGAGAGATGGATGAAAAATACTGCAGGATCAAGTATGATTGTGGGCACTCTAATCTCTGCAGTCATGTTTACTACAGCATTCACTATTCCAGGCGGTAATAGCCAATCAGGCCTCCCAATCTTGCTGGAAACTCAAACAAAGGCTTTCTTGATATTCATGATTTCAAATGCACTATCCATGTTCACATCTTCCACTTCAATACTGATGTTCTTAGGCATTCTTACAGCAAGATATGCAGAAGAAGACTTTCTCAAGTCCTTACCTACAAAACTAGTAATCGGGCTCGCATGCCTATTCTTTTCCATAGTCACCATGATGGTATCTTTTGGTGCTGCTATATATCTGATGTTGAACAAACAGCTAACTTGGGTTTTCTATCCCATTGTTGCTCTCTCCACTGTTCCAGTTGCTTTTTTCTCATTGTTGCAATTCCCTCTCCTTGTTGAGATGATTAATCGAACATATGGATCGGGCATCTTTGGCAATTCCAATGGAAAACTCTCATGGTGTGGTTTATGA